The DNA window AATAGGGTGACCAGAAGGCACATATCCCTCTGGCAACCCATCTTCCACGTTATAAGCCTTTATGTTATGATGAATAATCCCCGCGAAAATGGACTCATTGGAACGTTTTGTGCTCAAGAATGAGAATTTGACTCTGGGATTCTTAGACGCAATTTCTTGCACCACGTTTAAGAGTGGAGCTGCATGTGATCCAAATGGGAACGCCAAAACTGCCACATGCACCGAACAAACAACCTTGTTCATGGTTCATGTATCATGTATATTTCATTATTCTCATCATCAACTTTGATAGGTTATTAGTTTATGTGTATTTGTAACTATTAAAGATGCAAAACAAACGTGACTCTTAGTTGAGAAACATGCAAAGAGCATGGTTTGTAAATTTATTGCAACCTATGTAACTAACTACACATACACATACACATTCTATGTCACCAAATTCGATTAATTAATCTCAAAGGTACTAATGTCTCATAACCATCATTAATTAGTTGTTGCACGAGCTTACCATTGAGAATGTGATAAggaactgttttttttttttttccgtttTTGTTGGTTTGCTTCTTGAGCTTCTGGTGGTCAACGATGGCTTGTTATAGTAGGGTTCTAAATTTGAGCATAGCATGCTCAATCACCAGAGAGGTTTTCATCTTGGTGTGCTTGATCCGTAAATTTAGTGAATTAATAGACACCCTAATTAGATATAGGTCCacaaactcaaaaaataaaaacaagaaattttggtacgttaaaatttaaatactcttttttttttcttcctatcTCCATCTCCgggtttaatttcttttcttttgcacaAAGATCAATGATTGATTAATTTGCAAGTAACAATGATTAGGTCGCAaggtctttctttaatttttccgGTAACTCAGGCGGCAATTGTGGCTCCGAAGAAGCTAAGATTCCGGAGATTAAGGTGTTTATCTAAATGAACATAACCTGTATAAAACACAATACTAACTACTTcagattaataaaattaattaagttgaacagttagttagttagtttcaATTCAAGATATATACGTACTTTCATGTTTGTTCGTTCTTAATTAGTGATTAGggattataaatatatttatagatagCGTATTCATGAAAAATACTCACAATAAGTCATAAAGCAGACTCAAATTATTGTAATATATATACGTGCAAAAAGGACCACGTGAAACATTATACATTTATATGTCCACAATAATGTTAAacctcttttaaattttaacatttagacttctttttctcttttttttttatcatttatacattgggatatttaattatttagttttGGTCTCTCAGTCAAAATCAATAATTGTGAACCTAAagaatttatcattttaaaatataaaaaatttaattgtaataaaaactttttgactaaattttaataaatcctTTATGATAAGTCATCATTTgttgtaataataatatgagGTTATCCAAAAcattttagcttaatttcattaaattgttcaattctcacaaattaaattatccaataatataaaaacccTTTAAGATAAGTCATTAATTTGTTGTAATATATCGTATGAGGTTATCCGGTTCATTTTAGTTTAATTCCATTAAATTGTTCAATTTCTTACAAATTATCCAATCATATGAAAACGGTAAAGTTTTGCACATGGCTTCTAAAATGCTATCAACAAGTTCATGTGCTTAAAAGAGGGGAATCTTTTCTCCTCCTTGGCCTACAAGCTACAAACGTGGAATAATTTCCGGCCAATGaaaatttagagaaaaaataaaagagcaaaaTGGTCAATCGCAGTAATCAATATTTTCTTTGAATGGCAAAGGCAAACATGGCAATCATCATCGAACATGGATGCCACCCATGAAAAGTTGACAATGTAACCTCATCCTCTTCTCAAGTCCTCAACTCTCTTGAGTTACGGGAATGCACATTCTTTATCATCATCGTTGTTTATtactttcttattttgttttttctccCCTTGAATAATTATGTgtactatatatatgttatagcTTATAACACActgtaaattaaaattataatacatgAAAAGTTATCTTTAAGTTGTACCTGAAAATTAGGGGGTTTCCTCTTCAAACACGTAAAATATCTACCATTAATTTTGTCAATCTTGTCGCCACATAATTAAAAATCTCTTAAAACCCTCACATTATTATTAATAGAAAATTTTGAAGTCAACAAATTTCAGTAATTTTTGTCAGCAATTagctaattaaataaatttttaatttatgcatataaattttgataaatataaatataaattttattaatttatatgtataaattttaataaatataaatttacattatatattttatgtatataaattatttaaaataataatatttacggtagatattttaataaaaatcccATTATTAGTACCCACATCCCACACTATATTAGTATCATGATATCATCAAGCTAACCAATAAAACTCTCATTATTAtacattttgttttctttttatttttcatctacaTTATTCAACCAAGTCTTGTGAACCACtaaagtttattaatttttcattcctatttaatttaagatattGGTGGAATAATGTTAAAAAACAAAACATGAGTAAAAactttcttatatatatacacatccCTTCTATCTCCTACTGAATCACATTGTCCCTCTTCACAAACCTCTACTGCTACAATGAGCCACCCCACACATTCTCTGTGGTGCTTCGCCACCGTCACCATCACCCTCCTTCTATTGTTGGCCTCATNNNNNNNNNNNNNNNNNNNNNNNNNNNNNNNNNNNNNNNNNNNNNNNNNNNNNNNNNNNNNNNNNNNNACTAACTCAAAATCGACAAAGGAGCCTAGCAAGCCAGTTCCTAGTCCCCCAGAATGCCGCACGGTCCGTACTGCGGTTGCGTCCGCTGACGTGGAGCGCAAAACTCACGCGCTACGCGCAGTGGTACGCGAACCAGAGGCGCAACGACTGTGCGCTGCAGCATTCGAACGGACCGTACGGCGAGAACATATTCTGGGGGAGTGGAACTGGGTGGAGCCCGGCCCAAGCGGTTGACGCTTGGGTGTCGGAGCGGCAATACTACAACTATTGGCGCAACTCTTGCGCCAATGGTGAAATGTGTGGACATTACACTCAAGTTGTTTGGAGCTCAACTAGGAAAGTTGGGTGCGCTGTGGTTACATGCAATGGTGGTAAGGGTCAGTTCATGACATGTAACTATGATCCTCCCGGAAACTACATCGGAGAAAGGCCTTATTGAAAGTGAAAGCTACGTTTCAAGAGTGTGGCGGGGTGGAGACAAGTCAATAATGTCATAGtcccattattattgttatagcTGGCTCTGTGTGCCATGTGGGTTTTCATATGAGGCCTATGTCTCTTGCCTTAAATCATTTATGGCTCATCTGTATCTTTGTCTTTCTTCTCCTTGCTTAATATTATACTATATACTATATAATTTAACATGTAATGttgtatatttataatttattgattgattattattacttgCTTTTTGGAATTTCAATTCTTAAGACATGGGGAAGAAATCTAACTGGAATTAAGAATACAATGGGCACTTTTTAGTTTGGATAGGTGCAATAATGTGGGTAGACAAAAATTGGAATATGATGAAAGGGTACAGACTGTAACGAAATGACATGGAATATTGGAATTACATAATAGTAGACCATTCATAATTAAAGCACGTTTGCTTCGCTTGACTGAGTTTCATGCCAGATTTATATCCCTCCgctttatttccttttttctttttttctgaaTCTCCttaattttttcactttttatttgTGATATAAAGAGAAAAAGGTGTTTTGCAATTATGTTGAAGGATAACGTATCTAAGTAAGATGTGGAAAATACACACAGGATCGATCATCggatttgttatttaaattaaaaattttaagagtcAAATTTATGTTTctgaatcttttaaatttattaatgtacacatttaatttttatatttgtatactttaattttttaaaatttttaatatataaatctaattctcaAATTTGTGTACTTTACTCAAATGGGACAttcaaatttcatttttttctcatCTTAACAAATTTAATCGTCTAATTTATTctataataatttgaaaaaaattaactccatactaaaaaaaatcaatctttccaataattatatattacacACCAATTCTCTTGGTATAAAAACAAAGTTAGCctatttttttccccttttttttatcaCTATATACTATCTCCTTTCTTATTGGGGGTAGATTTTGTACTAACAAAAGACTCTAATGCATTATGGGCTGAGTTACTGTGGTTCTCTTCTGTTTGGTCATGATCCTTTTCGCACTGCTAACTTCAATCTTGGCCCAAACTTCAATGATTGGTCATGATTGATAAGACACTTTTGACAAATAAATCGCATAGTAGTTCTTGAGATTCGTGTGAATATCTAATGTTGTCCtttagattttgattttttattgtaGTCCTCCGAACAGAGTTTTGAACACTCATAGTGACCCCTGAACATATATTTAGTGATGAATCGTCATCGAAACACTGACGTAGTGTCATTTGTCATACTGAATGACTCTAACGGCTAGTTGAGCTGGCTCATTTTCAATTTATATCCACATACATTGATCCTTTCCACTATATTTAACCCTAAATCCCCAAATTTTCATAAAGTTtatctcttcttcttgttcgtcgctctcttctcattcttctgTTTGGGGCTCTTGCTCATATCGATGATGGGTGGTAGTAGCACTGCAGGTGGAAGCTCTGTTCGTTTTCTATCTAACTGAAACCGGACAAGAAAGTCAAGCAAGAGCAAAAAATCAGGAGTGCCAGAATGGTGCGGTTGTGGCTACCAACTGGTTTTCAGATAGTCTGGGACTTACAACTGTAATTTTTCTAACTCACATTATAATTGGGATAACCATAAAATGGTTTGTTTGGATTTGAATCTGTCTCAGACCATCTGAGAACCGGTCGACAACCACAACCGCACCATTCTAGCACCTCCGATATTTCTGCTCTTACTTGACGTTCTCGTCCGGTTCCAGCTAGATGGAGAACGAAAGAACTTCCACCTGCAGTGCTACAACCACTCATCATCGACATAAGCAAGAGCCCCAAATGGAAGAATGAGAAGAGAGCGATGAACAAAAAGAGATAAACTTTATGAAAATTTGGGGATTTAGGGTTAAATATAGTGGGAGACACCAATGTAAGTGTAAATTGGAAATGAGCCAGCTAGCCGTTAGAGCTATCCAGCGTGACAAAACGACGCCACGTCAACGTTCCGATGATGACTCATCACTAAAAATATGTCCATGAACCACTATAAATGCTCGGAACTCTATCTGAAAGATTAcaatagaaaaatcaaaatctaaAGGACAAcattgaatataaattttaaaaatatttttaatatgtatttattaaaaagaattactAGTAATTTAATATGTGacattaaaatatatatcagcTAAACTGAAACAACAAAGATGAATATAACGCATTTATTACTAGGAGACATTAGTGaattttaaacaattataattgattaatccACGAGGTGGTTGgttgtattttgttttcaaatttaatttctaactAGATTGAATCAGAGTAGGCAGATATGTTTGCAGAGCCTTCAGATCAGAGTATGGACATACGCAACTACTGCAACTGAATTAAGATGATCTTGAATTGGGCAACGCATAGAAACTTTTCGGAGGGTAAGATTGCTTACAGttgtaaaatactaaaatagttattttgaCTCGagaccaaaaattaaaaaaaaatgttattttgcCTGTGTAGTAATAAGTCTACTAGTAGAGTAGATATAATGTCAGTAACAACTTTTGACCCTTGCTTACACCCAAAAGTAAGTTCACATTGGCCTCTCTCTCGTACTAATTAGTTATCGATTGGATTTAACATTTGAAAAACCTATGAACCACTAATATTGAAACTACTaccattataaataattaaagagaGAAGAAGGTTAAATAAATTCTTGAGAATTTACATTTTTatagattatttaaaaaaatattaataaaaagaaaaaagaaaaaagttctTATTGGACTGATCTTAGGATTATGATCAATAATGAACGAGTTTTGAGCAGGTTAacctaacataaaaaaaagtagttAAAACTGAAAAGTAGGGCAATGCAAGCCAACTAAGCTGGCAATTTAATAGtttattaattactttatttCAAGCTTGACTTAAACAAGTCGTAACGACATGCAACTGATCCCCAACAACTAACGATACCCCTTCACTTACCACTTAACATAATTGTCTCATCTCAAacactaataaataaataattaaaggcCAATTCCACCACCTATGTACTTTATAGTTTATACAGTTCATTAATTTCATATATTATCTATTCACGCTAACatgcataataattaataaccaCTGCATAATGCATACACAAATATATACTATAGTATACCatatatttgatataatttaataGGGTCGTTCTCCAACATAATTTCCCACAGGATCATAGTTACAAGTCATGAAAACATCACCAGAATCGCACACAACTCTAGCACAACCAATTTTTCTGGTGGTCTTCCACACAATCTGAGTGTAATGGCCACACATCTGTCCTTCTTCACAAGAATTGGTTGCATAAGTGTAGTACTTCTCTTCATCAGCCCAAGCTTTCACTGCATCGGTTGGGGTCCAATCAGAGCCACTTCCCCAGAATATGTTCTCCCCAAGCTTGAAATCGTTCTCCGGGAATGAGTGTTCAAGCTTGCAATCTTGTTTCCTCTGGCTGCCCCACCACCTTGCATATTGCTCAAGCTGGAAGTCCCACATCAGTGGCAGTTCCCATTTCGTTGCTCGGACCAGGTTGTGCCTGAACAAGAACTCTAGTGACTCTGCTATGCACCCCCAGCATAGTTGCTTTGATACCTTGTATATGGTTTCGTTGCTTGGTCTTGTTTTCTTCTGGCTTAGTTGATGATTGAGTCGAGAAActaatgaagaagaaggagatagttgttgtttttgttgggtGGTGGGTGATGAGAGAGTTTTTGTAGTGAAGGTGGCAAGGAGGAACAAGAGTATTAGGAGAAGTAAATGGGGTTTCATTTTCATATTGGATTACTTTGTGTTAATTTTAGTATGTCTGGCACCAAATTTTGAGCTATGTACCTTGCTTTATATATGGAGTTAATGGCTAACCAATTAAGTGTTGAGAGTGTCttaattagtataaaatacTTAGAGATTAGAAATAATGAAAATGAATGTGTGGTTGGAATCTAAGCTGGGTTGTTGTGTAAGGGAATCAGCAATAATGAAGTCATGTGATTAGTGAGTGATTagtattctaatattaaaataaaaaggcaTTTTCAGCTTTAGATGTGGCACATTATTGTGGTTTGTGGAGTAGGAAAATTTTGGCATATTAGCAGAGACTATAGTATTACTATCCCTTGTGAAGGAATAAGGATGATTGAATAATATTGATGAATGGTTGGTTAATGGTTGATAGTTCCCCCGTGAGTAAGGGATCTCTGTTGTGCTCGTGAGTTTTCCCTTGTCTATACTCTGAGACATGAGTGCCCACCATGGGAGGTTCTAGAACTATAAAATCTACACATGTCACAACAACTAAGTGTGATATCTGTTGTTCACATGCATGCTTATATTACTGTAATAACGAGGTAACAACTACCAATGttgaagtaaataaataatgatgtGAAGATTGGTACTTAATGTTCTGCTCTTGTCTTTTGCTACTTGGAACTTTGTTTAATGGCAAGAACATTGTTTGAAAAACATGCTTAATATTTATGTGAATATGACATTTCCACATTCACATAATCACCATTACATATTCTTTTGGACTTTGATATAATCCTTGATTGCCAAACCCTTTAGCCTGGCGAACTTATTCTATAACTTCATTGAATGAATAAAGTCAATCTTAAAGCAGATTTATATCCTCTAACCCTTCATTGCTGAAATAGATAATTGAAAGTTATCATAAATGCGTTGAATCAGCAACATCCTTAGATTCTTCTTGCTCCTGTGATGATGTCAAACCAGATTTTTGTTCCAGCAGACTTGATAGACTTTCACAGAACTGATAAGTGAtaaccaaaatcaaaatcagtGACCTAATTGATGAAATTAACTTTCATATTCATCTTATAGTAATATTTTTCTTACTTTGGTATATGTTCTTAGATCTCCTGCAGATCTTGATATCTCTACAACACAATGAGTTGGAGCAACTTCAATCAACTGGGCTGATAGGTCAAAGTATGATCTAGAACATCTATTCATCATCTGTTTCGGGTGTAATTTTATCTGATATATTAAGATTGAAATTAATTCCATATGGTGTACCAAACTCTAGAAAAAAAGTACATATTTACATACACacatttaattaataatcaaattataccttaaagttgtttattttctctactGACAACCTCATATCTGTTGCAGCAGCTTCAATTTTTTCTGTTGTTTCATTGATTGTGTGTTTGGATCCAAACCTTGTCTTCTGCTTCTTGAGATCCTAAAATTAAACTGGAAAAGATTAGCATCTGTAATAATTGAATGTAACATAGAGAT is part of the Arachis duranensis cultivar V14167 chromosome 1, aradu.V14167.gnm2.J7QH, whole genome shotgun sequence genome and encodes:
- the LOC107459890 gene encoding pathogenesis-related protein PR-1 (The sequence of the model RefSeq protein was modified relative to this genomic sequence to represent the inferred CDS: added 43 bases not found in genome assembly); amino-acid sequence: MSHPTHSLWCFATVTITLLLLLASSAAQDAYATLPAQQQLTQNRQRSLASQFLVPQNAARSVLRLRPLTWSAKLTRYAQWYANQRRNDCALQHSNGPYGENIFWGSGTGWSPAQAVDAWVSERQYYNYWRNSCANGEMCGHYTQVVWSSTRKVGCAVVTCNGGKGQFMTCNYDPPGNYIGERPY
- the LOC107459874 gene encoding pathogenesis-related protein PR-1, producing the protein MKMKPHLLLLILLFLLATFTTKTLSSPTTQQKQQLSPSSSLVSRLNHQLSQKKTRPSNETIYKVSKQLCWGCIAESLEFLFRHNLVRATKWELPLMWDFQLEQYARWWGSQRKQDCKLEHSFPENDFKLGENIFWGSGSDWTPTDAVKAWADEEKYYTYATNSCEEGQMCGHYTQIVWKTTRKIGCARVVCDSGDVFMTCNYDPVGNYVGERPY